One Opitutia bacterium DNA segment encodes these proteins:
- a CDS encoding SDR family NAD(P)-dependent oxidoreductase gives MPQLFGQVVIITGASSGIGEATARRRARGGARVVISARRQERLDTLARELDPSGASVLAVAGDVTSDADRRRLVEATLVKFGRVDGLVNNAGYGTRGPLEIVPVEAIRRNFETNVFSLIALTQLVLPTMRAQGSGCIVNIGSVAGRIARPLSSIYDSTKHALEALTDGLRGELEPFGVRVTLIRPGYIVTEFVSAADAASDEFLAQAGPYEPFLAGFRVGYKKLRRVAGAPDDIARCIEDALTSRNPPPRYAAPFHAKIFLLLKWLLPNRLFARIVRLRR, from the coding sequence ATGCCCCAGCTTTTCGGCCAAGTCGTCATCATCACCGGAGCATCGTCCGGCATCGGCGAAGCCACGGCGCGGCGCCGTGCGCGCGGCGGCGCCCGGGTCGTGATCTCCGCGCGGCGCCAGGAACGTCTCGACACGCTCGCGCGTGAACTTGATCCGAGCGGCGCGAGCGTGCTCGCCGTCGCGGGCGACGTCACCAGCGATGCCGACCGGCGGCGGCTCGTGGAAGCGACGTTGGTTAAGTTCGGCCGCGTTGACGGTCTCGTGAACAACGCCGGTTACGGCACGCGCGGTCCGCTGGAGATCGTGCCGGTGGAGGCGATTCGCCGGAATTTCGAAACCAACGTCTTTTCGCTGATCGCGCTCACGCAACTCGTGTTGCCGACGATGCGCGCGCAAGGGAGCGGCTGCATCGTGAACATCGGCTCCGTGGCGGGCCGGATCGCGCGTCCGCTTTCGAGCATCTACGATTCGACCAAGCACGCGCTCGAGGCGTTGACCGACGGGTTGCGCGGCGAGCTGGAGCCGTTCGGCGTGCGCGTGACGCTCATCCGGCCGGGCTACATCGTGACGGAGTTCGTTTCGGCGGCGGACGCGGCGTCGGACGAGTTCCTCGCGCAGGCGGGACCCTACGAGCCGTTCCTCGCGGGCTTCCGCGTCGGCTACAAGAAGCTGCGCCGCGTCGCCGGCGCGCCGGACGACATCGCGCGGTGCATCGAGGACGCGCTCACGAGTCGCAACCCGCCGCCGCGCTACGCGGCGCCGTTTCACGCGAAGATTTTCCTGCTGTTGAAATGGCTCCTGCCGAACCGGCTTTTCGCACGCATCGTGCGGCTGCGGCGGTGA